One stretch of Chryseobacterium indologenes DNA includes these proteins:
- the mobA gene encoding conjugal transfer protein MobA: protein MNNNNKKQLKKTGRRPKEDPATIRYTISFNEQEHVRFLALFDKSGMQVKAHFITSCIFDKTIKTIQIDKGTVDFYMRLTSFHSQFRSIGVNYNQIVKLLYKNFTEKKAAAFLYKLEKQTAEMAMLCQKIIQITEEFEAKNLKK, encoded by the coding sequence ATGAACAATAACAACAAAAAGCAATTGAAAAAGACCGGACGCCGCCCCAAAGAAGACCCGGCGACCATCCGCTATACGATTTCTTTTAACGAGCAGGAACACGTCCGCTTTCTTGCCCTTTTTGATAAATCAGGTATGCAGGTAAAAGCACATTTTATAACGTCCTGCATCTTTGACAAGACCATAAAGACCATTCAGATTGACAAGGGAACGGTTGATTTTTATATGCGGCTGACCTCTTTTCATAGCCAGTTCCGTTCCATAGGTGTAAACTATAACCAAATTGTAAAGCTGTTGTACAAGAATTTCACCGAGAAAAAAGCCGCAGCGTTCCTGTACAAACTGGAAAAACAGACGGCTGAAATGGCAATGCTGTGTCAGAAAATCATTCAGATAACCGAAGAATTTGAAGCAAAGAACCTGAAAAAATAG
- a CDS encoding DUF3408 domain-containing protein — translation MEKDNKRKATPDINEELMMNLMVDGVKKDGFQLPTEESEKEATKEEVKQDELSKSKPVQKERNRTKKNLDGSYGEHFLKTHSMTKRGDKSIYIRQEYHERLSRIVQVIGKDDIPLYAYLDNILEHHFELFEKAITDDFNEKFKPIF, via the coding sequence ATGGAAAAAGATAATAAAAGGAAAGCCACGCCGGACATCAACGAAGAGTTGATGATGAACCTGATGGTGGACGGCGTTAAAAAGGACGGTTTTCAATTACCTACCGAAGAGTCAGAAAAGGAGGCGACTAAAGAGGAGGTAAAGCAGGATGAGTTATCAAAAAGCAAACCTGTACAAAAGGAACGTAACCGCACCAAGAAAAATCTTGACGGTAGCTACGGCGAACATTTTTTGAAAACGCATTCGATGACCAAGCGGGGTGACAAAAGCATTTATATCCGGCAGGAATACCACGAACGCTTATCCCGTATTGTACAGGTCATTGGTAAAGATGATATACCCCTGTATGCCTACCTTGACAATATACTGGAACATCATTTTGAACTATTTGAGAAAGCCATTACCGATGATTTCAACGAAAAGTTTAAACCCATTTTTTAA
- a CDS encoding SulP family inorganic anion transporter produces the protein MQKIINLFDFKQKVDYKIEVLSGLTVALALVPEAVAFALIAGLSPLVGLYAAFVMGLVTSILGGRPGMISGATGAIAVVIIALAKTHGVEYVFATVILAGAIQMLAGFLKLGKLIRLVPHPVIFGFVNGLAIIIFMSQLDQFKDPSGIWLTGTNLYILLALVGLTMLIIWGLPKLTKAIPASLIAILVVFGLVYLFKIDTKTVGDIASIKGGFPPFHIPQLPFSLGTLQIIFPYAAIIAGVGLIESLLTLNIIDEITETRGQSNREAVAQGAANILSGLFSGMGGCAMLGQSLINVSAGARARLSGIVASISLLIFIMFGSGLIEKVPMAALTGLMIMVAIGTFEWASLRIINKMPRHDIFVGMLVALITVLLHNLALAVLIGVIISALVFAWESAKRIRARKYVDENGVKHYEIFGPLFFGSTTAFTEKFEVLDDPSEVIIDFKESKVVDMSAIEALNVLTHRYAKQNKKIHLRHLSDDCRQLLKNAEAVIDVNIIEDPTYKVMLDK, from the coding sequence ATGCAAAAAATCATCAATCTGTTTGATTTCAAACAAAAAGTAGATTACAAAATCGAAGTATTATCGGGTCTAACTGTAGCCTTGGCTTTAGTGCCAGAAGCAGTAGCATTTGCGTTAATTGCAGGTCTTTCACCTTTAGTAGGATTATATGCAGCCTTTGTAATGGGTTTGGTTACGTCTATATTGGGCGGTCGTCCCGGTATGATTTCCGGGGCAACAGGAGCAATCGCAGTTGTCATAATTGCATTAGCGAAAACTCACGGGGTTGAATATGTGTTCGCTACTGTTATTTTAGCAGGAGCCATTCAAATGTTGGCAGGCTTTTTAAAATTAGGAAAGCTTATCCGTTTAGTGCCGCATCCAGTCATTTTCGGTTTTGTAAATGGTCTGGCAATAATAATTTTTATGTCTCAACTTGACCAATTTAAAGACCCTTCCGGAATATGGTTGACAGGAACAAACTTGTATATCCTGTTAGCGTTAGTAGGACTAACGATGTTAATAATTTGGGGATTGCCAAAACTTACAAAAGCTATACCAGCATCGCTTATTGCAATATTAGTTGTATTTGGTTTGGTTTATCTTTTTAAAATAGATACAAAAACTGTTGGGGATATCGCATCAATTAAAGGTGGTTTCCCTCCATTTCATATTCCGCAATTGCCTTTTAGTCTAGGAACGCTCCAGATTATTTTTCCTTATGCTGCAATCATTGCTGGCGTTGGCCTTATAGAGAGTTTGTTAACTTTAAATATCATTGATGAAATAACAGAGACTAGAGGACAAAGTAATCGTGAAGCAGTAGCACAGGGTGCCGCAAACATTCTTTCTGGTTTATTTTCAGGTATGGGTGGTTGTGCAATGCTCGGTCAGAGTTTAATAAATGTGTCTGCCGGTGCAAGAGCTAGGTTATCAGGTATTGTTGCTTCTATCTCGCTGTTAATATTTATAATGTTCGGCAGTGGTTTGATTGAAAAAGTTCCGATGGCAGCATTGACAGGACTTATGATAATGGTCGCAATAGGAACATTTGAGTGGGCAAGCCTCCGCATCATTAATAAAATGCCAAGACACGATATATTTGTTGGGATGTTAGTTGCTTTGATTACTGTATTGCTTCACAACCTTGCTTTAGCAGTATTAATTGGAGTTATAATATCTGCATTAGTATTTGCTTGGGAGAGTGCTAAACGTATTCGCGCAAGAAAGTATGTTGATGAGAATGGTGTTAAGCACTATGAAATATTTGGTCCATTATTCTTTGGCTCAACCACTGCATTCACAGAAAAGTTTGAGGTACTTGATGACCCTTCTGAAGTAATTATTGACTTCAAAGAAAGTAAAGTTGTTGATATGTCCGCAATTGAGGCATTGAATGTACTTACACACCGTTATGCCAAGCAGAACAAGAAAATACATTTAAGGCATTTAAGTGACGATTGTCGCCAACTTCTCAAAAATGCTGAAGCTGTTATTGATGTAAATATCATTGAAGATCCGACTTATAAAGTAATGCTCGATAAGTAG
- the mobB gene encoding conjugal transfer protein MobB: protein MIAKIGRSGNLYGALAYNQLKVENENGKILFANKIIETPTGAYTVAQLAQSFAPYLIANRNTEKHTLHISLNPDPKDKVSDDRFRQMAEEYMREMGYGEQPFVVFKHTDIDRSHIHIVSVCVDEQGKKISDKFEKMRSMNVCRELERQHGLIPATDKEHKQNDKIFRPVDYRAGDVKSQIASVVRHLPNYYKFQTLGEYNALLSLFNVTTEKVEGELQGKMRQGLLYIPLNEKGERAGHPFKASLFGKNAGLPALELHFAKCKEDLKDHPSKQTLKAAISIALKSTNDEQAFKKQLSEQGINVVVRRNDTGRIYGITFIDHNSKAVWNGSRLAKELSANTFNDYWNNNIKPEIKEPVVQLPKTSTSNDADLPAEEPHHLFDFLNTTEKHEDGLIEAFGGLLPEAQGDDYEEQDFANKMKKKKKRRL from the coding sequence ATGATAGCAAAGATTGGCAGAAGCGGGAATTTATACGGTGCATTGGCGTACAATCAGCTCAAAGTAGAGAATGAAAACGGGAAAATTCTGTTCGCAAATAAGATAATCGAAACGCCAACTGGAGCATATACTGTTGCACAATTAGCACAATCTTTTGCACCTTACCTGATTGCCAACCGCAATACGGAAAAGCATACGTTGCATATTTCGCTCAATCCCGACCCGAAAGATAAGGTTAGCGATGACAGGTTTCGGCAAATGGCGGAAGAATATATGCGGGAAATGGGCTACGGCGAACAGCCTTTTGTGGTATTCAAACATACCGATATCGACCGCAGCCATATACACATTGTATCGGTTTGCGTGGACGAGCAGGGCAAAAAGATTTCGGACAAATTCGAGAAAATGCGGTCTATGAATGTGTGCCGTGAACTGGAAAGACAACACGGCTTGATACCCGCAACCGATAAAGAACACAAGCAGAACGACAAGATTTTCCGTCCGGTAGATTATCGGGCAGGCGATGTGAAAAGCCAAATCGCTTCGGTTGTCCGCCACCTACCGAATTATTATAAGTTTCAGACTTTGGGCGAATACAATGCCTTGCTTTCCCTGTTTAATGTTACCACCGAAAAAGTGGAGGGCGAATTGCAGGGAAAAATGCGGCAAGGCTTATTATATATTCCTTTAAACGAGAAAGGCGAAAGAGCCGGGCATCCGTTCAAGGCTTCGTTGTTTGGTAAAAATGCAGGGCTTCCGGCTTTGGAACTGCATTTTGCAAAATGCAAAGAGGATTTAAAAGACCACCCAAGTAAGCAGACCCTAAAAGCTGCAATTTCTATTGCTCTGAAATCCACAAATGATGAGCAGGCTTTTAAAAAGCAGTTGAGTGAACAGGGCATTAATGTAGTGGTCCGCCGGAACGATACAGGTCGTATTTATGGTATCACTTTCATAGACCACAATTCAAAGGCGGTTTGGAACGGTTCACGCTTAGCAAAGGAACTTTCTGCCAATACCTTTAATGATTATTGGAACAATAATATCAAACCGGAGATTAAAGAACCTGTCGTACAACTTCCAAAAACATCCACATCAAATGATGCAGATCTTCCTGCGGAAGAACCTCATCACTTGTTCGACTTCCTGAATACTACTGAAAAACACGAAGACGGTTTGATTGAGGCATTTGGCGGTTTGTTACCCGAAGCACAGGGCGATGATTACGAGGAACAGGATTTTGCTAACAAAATGAAGAAGAAAAAAAAAAGAAGACTGTAA
- the merTP gene encoding mercuric transport protein MerTP translates to MKTDKKLIGAGLLTTIAASLCCITPVLALIAGTSGLASTFSWLEPFRPYFIGLTILVLGFAWYQKLKPKKQIDCNCETEEKPKFIQSKMFLGIVTAFAIVMLAFPYYSSIFYPKTEKQIIVVDKSNIQKVEFTISGMTCASCGEHVNHEVNKLTGIISSNASYENGNAIVEFDNSKTNISEIEKAINSTGYSVTDKKEN, encoded by the coding sequence ATGAAAACTGACAAAAAATTAATTGGTGCAGGACTTTTGACTACAATTGCAGCTTCTCTTTGTTGCATCACACCAGTATTGGCTCTTATTGCAGGAACAAGCGGTCTTGCTTCCACTTTTTCTTGGCTTGAACCTTTTCGACCCTATTTTATCGGGTTGACAATTTTGGTTCTTGGTTTTGCTTGGTATCAAAAGTTGAAACCCAAAAAGCAGATAGATTGCAATTGTGAAACAGAAGAAAAACCAAAATTCATTCAGTCAAAAATGTTTTTAGGAATAGTAACAGCATTTGCAATCGTAATGCTTGCCTTTCCATACTACTCAAGCATTTTCTACCCAAAGACAGAAAAGCAAATCATAGTAGTGGACAAATCCAATATTCAAAAAGTAGAATTTACGATTAGCGGAATGACTTGTGCAAGTTGTGGCGAACACGTAAATCACGAAGTAAATAAATTGACAGGAATAATAAGTTCAAACGCTTCTTATGAAAATGGAAATGCAATCGTAGAATTTGACAACTCAAAAACAAATATTTCTGAAATCGAAAAAGCAATAAACTCAACAGGATATTCTGTAACCGACAAAAAAGAAAATTAA
- a CDS encoding conjugal transfer protein TraD → MEIVIVICLLIVIVLLLQDKIVIHKRSEQKPTQKKVNPNLPDIMGQPKPVRSLSVPNTANESQIAEPEINPDNLDIEYDENENVSIQIPQEELDEVFSNMPDLEEEEEEWNRYGISGGDNGFAQGVTYDELSSVGALLQKENLEQAQKEAAVAIVQKLQGTELFSLLENSIEGASRKIAELLDSTLSSESDDGSSTLRKSDLGDFDIGEFV, encoded by the coding sequence ATGGAAATAGTAATTGTGATATGCCTGCTAATCGTCATTGTCCTGCTTTTGCAGGATAAGATTGTTATTCATAAAAGGTCGGAGCAAAAGCCCACACAGAAAAAAGTTAACCCGAACCTGCCCGATATTATGGGGCAGCCCAAGCCAGTAAGAAGCCTTTCAGTGCCAAACACTGCCAATGAAAGCCAAATAGCGGAACCGGAGATAAACCCTGATAATTTAGACATTGAATATGACGAAAACGAAAACGTCAGCATTCAAATTCCGCAGGAAGAACTGGACGAAGTTTTCAGCAATATGCCTGATTTGGAGGAAGAGGAAGAAGAATGGAACAGGTACGGAATATCCGGTGGCGATAACGGTTTTGCCCAAGGGGTTACCTACGACGAACTAAGCTCCGTAGGGGCATTGCTCCAAAAAGAGAATTTGGAACAGGCTCAAAAGGAAGCAGCGGTAGCCATAGTTCAGAAATTACAGGGAACCGAATTATTCAGCCTACTGGAAAATTCCATTGAGGGTGCTTCCCGAAAGATTGCCGAGCTTTTGGATAGCACACTTTCATCTGAAAGCGACGACGGTTCTTCCACCTTGCGGAAAAGTGATTTGGGTGATTTTGACATTGGGGAGTTTGTATAG
- a CDS encoding ParA family protein, whose translation MDTKKKPLFIAFSSQKGGVGKSTFTTLVASTMHYRLGYNVAVFDADFPQHSLMKMKTRDLAMVMENEALKKLAYKQFTTINKKAYPITQYKADSVLDAAHEFVTASAVPIDVVFFDLPGTVNTPGILKALAGMHHIFTPITADRVVMESTLIFTQLLQDVIMKKGETSIQTINLFWNQVDGRESTPLYDVYNQLIEQLGLSLMQSQVKNSTRFRKESEADSKTVFRSTVMPPDKRLMKACQLDLFINEFLKIVQL comes from the coding sequence ATGGACACAAAAAAGAAACCTCTGTTTATCGCTTTTTCTTCACAAAAAGGCGGTGTTGGTAAAAGCACATTTACCACGCTTGTGGCAAGTACGATGCACTATCGGTTGGGCTACAACGTAGCCGTATTTGATGCGGATTTTCCGCAGCATAGCCTGATGAAAATGAAAACCCGTGATTTGGCAATGGTAATGGAAAATGAGGCTTTGAAAAAACTGGCATATAAGCAATTTACCACCATCAACAAGAAAGCCTATCCCATTACACAGTATAAAGCAGATAGCGTACTGGATGCTGCACACGAATTTGTAACGGCTTCCGCCGTTCCGATCGACGTGGTGTTTTTTGACCTGCCTGGAACTGTGAACACGCCCGGCATTCTGAAAGCACTCGCAGGAATGCACCATATTTTTACGCCTATTACCGCAGACCGTGTGGTGATGGAAAGTACGCTCATCTTCACCCAGCTTTTACAAGATGTGATTATGAAAAAGGGCGAAACTTCCATACAGACCATTAACCTGTTTTGGAACCAGGTGGACGGCAGGGAAAGCACTCCCTTATATGACGTCTACAATCAGCTTATTGAGCAACTGGGATTAAGCCTGATGCAGAGCCAAGTGAAGAACAGTACCCGCTTTCGCAAAGAAAGCGAAGCCGACAGTAAAACGGTTTTCCGTTCTACAGTAATGCCACCTGATAAACGTTTAATGAAAGCCTGTCAGTTAGACCTGTTCATTAATGAATTTTTAAAAATCGTTCAATTATAG
- a CDS encoding ArsR/SmtB family transcription factor — protein sequence MDNNSCIRQQADIKQINRCKDRVSELNGSFDYLSNGLELAGNNVRLKILFLLYEEKRLCVCDISDILGMTISAVSQHLRKLKDRKLIETEREAQTIFHSLTKEYEKMLKPFFKILDENKILETI from the coding sequence ATGGACAATAATTCTTGCATACGACAACAAGCAGACATTAAACAAATAAACCGCTGTAAAGACCGAGTTTCAGAACTCAACGGTTCTTTTGACTATTTATCGAACGGACTTGAATTAGCGGGAAACAATGTAAGACTGAAAATACTCTTTCTACTTTATGAAGAAAAACGACTTTGTGTTTGTGATATAAGTGATATTCTTGGTATGACAATTTCAGCGGTTTCACAACACTTGCGGAAACTCAAAGACAGAAAACTTATTGAAACCGAACGAGAAGCTCAAACTATTTTTCACTCACTGACTAAAGAGTATGAAAAAATGCTGAAACCATTTTTCAAAATACTTGACGAAAACAAAATATTAGAAACAATATGA
- the mobC gene encoding conjugal transfer protein MobC, which produces MQGEDDLRGLAKIMAFMRAVSILLVLMHLYWFCYGFFLERGWTLEIINKILGNFDRTAGLFSHTLYTKAFALVLLALSCLGTKGVKNEKITWAKIYVALGVGFVLFFLNTPLLKLSPVIGTFLYILTISLGYIALLMAGVWMSRLLRTNLMDDVFNNENESFQQETKLMENEYSVNLPTKFYYKGKWNNGWINIVNPFRASIVLGTPGSGKSYAIVNNYIKQQIEKGFSMYIYDFKFDDLSTIAYNHLLKHRDKYKVQPKFYVINFDDPRKSHRCNPLNPDFMTDISDAYEAAYTIMLNLNRSWIQKQGDFFVESPIILLAAIIWYLKIYEDGKYCTFPHAIELLNKKYSDVFTILTSYSDLENYLSPFMDAWQGGAQDQLQGQIASAKIPLSRMISPQLYWVMTGDDFTLDINNPKEPKILCVGNNPDRQNIYSAALGLYNSRIVKLINKKGQLKSSVIIDELPTIYFRGLDNLIATARSNKVAVCLGFQDFSQLTRDYGDKESKVIQNTVGNIFSGQVVGETAKSLSERFGKVLQKRQSMTINRNDKSTSISTQLDSLIPASKISTLTQGMFVGAVSDNFDERIEQKIFHAEIVVDNEKVAAEIKAYQQIPQILSFVNEQGVDKMKQEIENNYKQIKSDILNIVVSEMERIKNDPKLQHLLQDG; this is translated from the coding sequence ATGCAGGGAGAAGACGATTTAAGAGGTTTAGCCAAAATAATGGCTTTTATGCGGGCAGTCAGTATTCTTTTGGTGCTGATGCACCTTTATTGGTTCTGCTACGGGTTCTTTTTAGAACGTGGTTGGACGTTGGAAATAATCAACAAGATATTAGGCAATTTCGACCGGACGGCGGGCTTGTTTTCACATACCCTTTATACCAAGGCGTTCGCTTTGGTTTTGCTTGCTTTGAGTTGTTTGGGAACGAAAGGCGTAAAGAATGAGAAGATAACCTGGGCTAAAATCTACGTGGCTTTGGGCGTTGGTTTTGTGCTGTTCTTTCTGAACACGCCGTTGTTAAAGCTATCTCCGGTAATAGGCACATTTCTGTATATCCTTACTATCTCGTTAGGTTATATTGCTTTGCTGATGGCGGGCGTATGGATGAGCCGCTTGCTTCGTACCAACTTAATGGACGATGTTTTCAACAACGAGAACGAGAGCTTTCAACAGGAAACAAAGCTGATGGAAAATGAATATTCCGTTAACCTGCCCACCAAATTTTACTACAAAGGCAAATGGAACAACGGTTGGATAAACATTGTAAATCCTTTCAGGGCATCAATCGTGTTGGGTACTCCGGGTTCCGGTAAATCTTATGCCATCGTAAACAACTACATCAAGCAGCAGATTGAGAAAGGCTTTAGTATGTATATATATGATTTTAAATTTGACGACCTTTCCACCATTGCCTACAATCATTTATTGAAGCATCGGGATAAGTACAAAGTTCAACCAAAATTCTATGTGATAAATTTCGATGACCCACGCAAGAGCCATAGGTGCAATCCACTCAATCCCGATTTTATGACAGACATTTCCGACGCTTACGAAGCGGCTTACACCATAATGCTGAACCTCAACCGTAGCTGGATACAGAAGCAAGGGGATTTTTTCGTGGAAAGCCCAATTATCCTATTGGCTGCCATTATTTGGTATCTGAAAATCTATGAGGATGGTAAGTATTGTACATTCCCGCACGCCATTGAATTGCTGAATAAAAAGTATTCGGACGTATTTACCATTCTGACCTCATATTCCGATTTGGAAAACTATCTTTCTCCGTTTATGGATGCCTGGCAAGGTGGCGCACAAGACCAATTGCAGGGACAGATTGCATCGGCAAAAATCCCTTTGTCAAGAATGATTAGCCCGCAGTTGTATTGGGTTATGACTGGCGATGACTTTACGCTCGACATCAATAACCCAAAAGAGCCTAAAATTTTGTGCGTGGGTAATAATCCCGACCGCCAAAATATCTACTCCGCAGCATTGGGTTTGTACAATTCCCGTATTGTTAAGCTCATCAACAAAAAAGGGCAATTAAAGAGTTCAGTAATCATAGATGAGCTGCCCACAATTTATTTTAGGGGACTGGATAATCTTATCGCAACAGCGAGAAGTAATAAGGTGGCTGTATGTTTGGGCTTTCAGGATTTTTCGCAATTAACAAGGGATTATGGCGACAAGGAAAGTAAGGTAATTCAAAATACCGTTGGTAATATTTTCTCCGGGCAGGTAGTTGGCGAAACGGCAAAGAGCCTTTCGGAACGTTTCGGAAAAGTATTGCAGAAACGCCAAAGTATGACGATTAACAGGAATGATAAATCTACCTCTATCTCCACACAGTTAGACAGCCTTATTCCGGCTTCTAAAATCTCAACACTTACACAAGGTATGTTTGTCGGAGCCGTTTCGGATAACTTTGATGAACGTATCGAGCAAAAGATATTCCATGCTGAAATTGTGGTAGATAATGAAAAGGTAGCGGCAGAAATCAAAGCCTATCAGCAAATACCGCAAATCTTATCTTTTGTAAATGAGCAGGGCGTGGATAAAATGAAGCAGGAAATTGAAAACAATTACAAACAGATAAAATCCGACATCCTGAATATTGTTGTAAGTGAAATGGAGCGCATCAAGAACGACCCGAAGTTGCAGCATTTGTTGCAAGACGGTTAA
- a CDS encoding GDCCVxC domain-containing (seleno)protein, translating into MEIKLQSTITCPNCGHKKEETMPTDACQYFYECEKCKQVLKPKQGDCCVYCSYGSVACPPIQQDKKCC; encoded by the coding sequence ATGGAAATCAAATTACAATCAACAATCACTTGTCCCAACTGCGGACACAAGAAAGAAGAAACAATGCCGACAGACGCTTGTCAATATTTTTACGAATGTGAAAAATGCAAACAAGTTCTAAAACCAAAACAAGGCGACTGCTGTGTTTATTGTAGTTACGGAAGTGTTGCTTGTCCACCAATTCAGCAGGACAAAAAATGTTGCTGA
- a CDS encoding DUF2326 domain-containing protein has protein sequence MDEEFDNSYFNITLNSTSPRNQLPFKISLEIPKADALGQERLKIVAYDLMVFLKSRIDKRSIPDFLVHDGVFHAISYKTISNVLNYMYHKSNELHNFQYIVTFNEDEIDLTGDESKFGKFDFDWSKQVIAEYSDTEQETIFKRFF, from the coding sequence TTGGATGAAGAATTTGATAATTCTTATTTTAATATCACATTAAACTCTACTTCGCCAAGAAACCAATTGCCTTTTAAAATAAGCTTGGAAATTCCTAAAGCGGATGCTTTAGGGCAAGAGCGTTTGAAAATTGTAGCATATGATTTAATGGTATTCTTAAAAAGCAGGATTGACAAACGGAGTATCCCGGATTTTCTTGTACACGATGGTGTATTTCACGCCATATCATACAAAACAATATCCAATGTTCTGAACTATATGTACCACAAATCAAACGAACTACATAATTTTCAATATATCGTTACTTTCAATGAAGATGAAATTGATTTGACTGGGGATGAGAGTAAGTTTGGAAAGTTTGATTTTGATTGGTCTAAACAAGTAATTGCTGAATATTCAGATACCGAGCAGGAAACAATTTTTAAACGATTTTTTTAA
- a CDS encoding RteC domain-containing protein: MEKYYNKKILELEAALSELEIESDYLTDKIEIAIPIVIKCLSELKEFVLNNDFKSIQEEINFFKYQKPIIVSKLIYYNTVYKIETKRPYGYNRFKKYFSKELKKLKRFFNSNIEFYKYYRSNNSFLDEKYFLRGKHDIRLWLDTFYFDADHRFSTSHDYKVAKILANDLVQVYLEDRLNNCSPKNSLDNSLSWTASKTALTELIYALYSYGVFNDGNSDIKLIAKKLEETFNVDLGDFYHTFMELKARKINRTKFLDSLCEALIKRMDEQDER; this comes from the coding sequence ATGGAAAAATATTATAACAAAAAAATTTTAGAACTTGAAGCGGCTTTAAGTGAGCTAGAAATTGAAAGTGACTACTTAACAGATAAAATTGAGATAGCGATACCAATTGTGATAAAGTGTTTATCCGAATTAAAAGAATTTGTATTAAATAACGATTTTAAGAGTATACAGGAAGAGATAAATTTTTTCAAATATCAAAAGCCAATTATTGTATCAAAATTAATTTACTACAATACTGTTTATAAAATTGAAACTAAAAGACCTTACGGCTATAACCGCTTTAAAAAATATTTCTCCAAAGAGCTTAAAAAGCTTAAAAGATTCTTTAATAGCAACATAGAGTTTTATAAATATTATCGAAGCAACAATTCTTTTCTGGATGAAAAATACTTTCTGCGGGGGAAGCACGATATAAGATTATGGTTAGATACCTTCTATTTTGATGCAGACCACCGCTTTTCCACTTCGCACGATTATAAAGTTGCCAAGATATTAGCTAATGACTTAGTGCAAGTCTATTTAGAAGATAGACTTAATAATTGCAGTCCCAAAAATAGTTTGGATAATTCATTGAGTTGGACAGCAAGCAAAACAGCTCTAACGGAACTTATATATGCCCTGTACTCCTATGGAGTATTTAACGATGGAAATTCAGACATAAAATTAATTGCTAAAAAGCTTGAAGAAACCTTTAATGTTGATTTAGGTGACTTTTACCACACGTTTATGGAATTGAAAGCCCGCAAAATAAACCGAACGAAATTTCTTGACAGCCTCTGTGAAGCACTGATTAAGAGGATGGACGAACAGGACGAAAGGTGA
- a CDS encoding endonuclease encodes MKGQNQKGIDVFSSKTKTVIQCKLKSIGRKDETIRKILIQDINTDLEKARDLAIDFDKFVFASTFRDDAQIQEYLNQIKREQKIPFHLYYWGWDTITKHIEQSEALLHKYFPKFVKKAKPGKTKIELPDGALGKELSKKNYIDYLKKRYGDWKQIELSKKGEKFNWAAFTISLSKRYKASGMNYIDVRHFEDLASYLKSRIDGTIMGKVNKSKGIKNYSVFEEFSENEV; translated from the coding sequence GTGAAAGGACAAAATCAGAAAGGTATTGATGTCTTTTCTTCCAAAACAAAAACGGTTATACAGTGCAAATTGAAAAGTATTGGAAGAAAAGATGAAACTATAAGGAAAATTCTAATTCAGGATATAAATACCGATTTAGAAAAAGCAAGGGATTTAGCGATTGATTTTGACAAATTTGTTTTTGCTTCTACGTTTCGTGACGATGCTCAAATACAGGAATACCTAAATCAAATAAAAAGAGAACAGAAAATACCCTTTCATTTATATTACTGGGGATGGGATACCATAACAAAGCATATTGAGCAATCAGAGGCGTTACTGCATAAGTATTTTCCAAAGTTTGTAAAGAAAGCCAAGCCTGGAAAGACAAAAATTGAACTACCGGACGGAGCGTTGGGTAAAGAGCTTTCCAAGAAGAACTACATTGATTATTTAAAAAAGCGATATGGCGATTGGAAACAAATTGAATTAAGCAAAAAGGGAGAAAAATTCAATTGGGCTGCTTTTACTATTTCATTGTCTAAAAGATATAAAGCATCAGGGATGAATTATATTGATGTTCGACATTTTGAAGATTTAGCATCATATCTAAAAAGCCGGATTGATGGGACAATTATGGGAAAAGTGAATAAATCTAAAGGAATAAAAAATTATTCTGTCTTTGAAGAGTTCTCGGAAAACGAAGTTTAA